From the genome of Clavelina lepadiformis chromosome 2, kaClaLepa1.1, whole genome shotgun sequence:
aattCCATCTTTGAACAAAGTCGATTTTGGATACTGTAGAACTCGCCTAAGTCGCCACCTATCGCTTGGTCCCGGCAGAAAGTCTATTGTTTTCTGTAGTATCACGTTCGGATAAGATGTCTTCGCCTAACTCGTCTAGTCGCTTAACTCGCCTCCGTTCTTAGTTACAACGAGCGGAATAATTCGTTTAACTCGCAACCGGCTACTATGACCAAAATAATTCGTTTAAGTAGTCAGAGTTTTAGTTTCCCTTCAGTTAGCCATACTACAATCAGGTGAAGCGGCCTAGCCAGAGATTACAGTATGACGATGAGAATGAGGCTAACTATGGTAAATAAAGATTGTCGTTTTATAGCGTAGGTAGTTACTTTTGATATTGAGTGAAGAATCGTTTTCTGTCTCCAGAAAACTATCAAACAGCTTATGATGGTAGCAGCCTAGGGTTGTTAGATGCCAGGTAGTGCCTGTTAAGTAGATTTCAATTAATCAATTACtctatttttcgtcaaaaacacggtggggacgaaaaattcTAACCAGTTGCAACTagcacgcgccaatgaacgagaaaaagtgacaaagtcgaaaaggcttaaaagctaaaacatgcttaaaattatgaaggcaataattgctggtaagaactagcacggccaccgATTCTACAAACCCATCTAGGCTAGAAGACTTTTCtttgtacaaaattaaaattttaatatctCGACGAACATTAAGTTTTTACCAAAAAAGTTTACAGAGTTATTAATTTAAACGTAGTACTtcaaaaatgtaataaaaagttcgattttgtgttgtttgccTAAGTCGCCAGTTCGCGAAAGTCGACATTTTTTCTGTTCCCTTTCAAGTGGCGACTTAGACAAATTTTACTCTGATCAGGATTCAATAGAAATTAATAGATTTATAATATTGTTCGTACGCAGTTGGATTGAAACACTGGGTCGAAATGTGATGATGGAAGTAGGGTTTGTCAATGAAGAATAACAGTGCTGTTTGATTTGCCAGAAAATGTTGCCTTTAgatatttttgaagtttatgagTTCGTATTATTCCGTAAATGTCTGTCTTTTACCCATTTTTCGGAATCCGTAACAGTCCTCACAATTTCCGTATTTTACCCTCACCCATTAAACCGCCCTATCACAGAACGGAGTATGAACAATGAACATAGCCTAGAATCCTAGATTACCCTACTCTGAAGTACGGTGATGCATCAATTAATGGGTGCCTCCAAACTATACAGGTTCACTTACAGATCGCTTGGAACGTTTGGACTGTACaattgaattgaaaatttcttgaaacCGTGCATTTAGTTAGGCgattttacagtattttaaacatattttttaaaacttgatgCAAACGAAGCACAAATTTTCACATTAATGTTTAATATAGGCCTATCTTCCATCTTAGTTAAACACGGTTGTCCGAGATGGCACTCCTCGTATTCGAAAACAGCAGTCATCAACCGGTACGTGGACGGTTTTCAGCCGGGCCGCGAACACAAATCATAAACGGTGAAACGCAATATGTAGCCTAAGCCTACTATATTGCGTGTTACCGTTTATGACTAATGCTCGTTTCTTGATATCAAAGTGCAGGAAAAACGAGCATTTTTGTTGCAGGAAATGCATGTTGATGTTTTCACTCTTGAGTTACTATACAACATGTTATGGTAAAAGAGCATTTATTACTGTAGTACTGCATATTTCGGTAAAATGTTCAGTATAGTTCGGCAATGACACAATGAATAACTAGTTACtttttgagaaaaaaaaaCCTGAGTGTCCGACTACAAGCAAGGTTGTAACCATCGGGGTAAGAGGCCCCCTCTTGCCTCCACCTCAATGTTTGACTAGGGAAAGTTTTTGGGAAGGGCTCGGTTTAATgattaatttgtgtttttaaacttCAGCTAATAGTAAACCTATAGAAAGGTACTTAAGATCAGTCTCCAATGCTTTTGCATTCTCATAAAAAGATCGAGTACTGTATTGATACactattacatcataatttttttgtattatctCATAACTTCTTACTATTTAGaatctaaaaacaaattttaaactttaaggTCTAAATTTTAAACCTTTAACTCGCAGTgcaaaaatgcataaaaatatttaatatttcaatatcttaaaacattatttaaaattaagatTAATTTTAAACGTTGAATATGTTGACGTAGAGCCTGCTTCACAAGCTGTTTGCGAAAACAAATCTGCACCATAGTTGATCTTACACGGTCAATGCCCTGATGAAGTAAACTCGTATGGATTAATGAAACATCGGCAGacaataaagttttgtttttcaccaTCTGTGCCCAGGGCAGTGTACACTTGTATACTACACCCAATACTTGTGTCTTTGCAATGATTGCGATACCAGACTAGACTAGCACCAATGGCCAACTGAGTACAGCGATGTGAAGCTTAGCATTCGGCTTTCTACCAGCTCGTATCATTCAGAttggaaaatttgctgttttggGGTGAGAAATCCCCCGAGGAACAGTATGGAACGTTAAATAAATGTATGTTAATCCCCCACACACTTAGCAAACATTCCAGTCGGGTGTATGATTACACCAATAATATAAGTTAGGTTAGGCATAACCAAAACAAGATATTGTTGTTAACCACTTAATTAGACTTTAATCATACTTATTTTTGTCATCCTAACAAAACAATCTATTCATTGTTGCTCCAAACATTGAGTGATGCTTATTGTTTtcacattatgacgtcataattttccACCACCACGAATATCACAATTTGCACCGACTTTGCACATTCAACATatcttttacaaatattattatattacagCTTTTGTTTGCAGCTCTTTGTAGATTTAGAAATGGTTGAGCGTTTAGCAAATACTGAAGTTAATAGTAGAAGGATTAGTCATGTTGAAACTTGTTTTGGTGCATCTGGAAAATCATTGTTGCAACCATCAAGGGTTCTTGTTGGTGAAGGCGTGCTCACCAAATTATGTCGTAAGAAACCAAAACAgagacaattttttttgttcaatgaCATACTGGTGTATGGAAACATAGTGATTAACAAGAAAAGGTAAAATCtgtaaaaatttgaacttgtattaaaaattattcatacatatttcatttattgcatgctttcaaaattttctgtAATTAACGTTAACGCTTTCTGTAATTACAGTTatcaagaaaaaaacttaaagtATTGCTTACTAATAAGCTATTTTTAGATATaacaagcaaaacattttgcacttaaaAAATGTGCGAGTGGAACAAATACCAGACAGTGATGCCACCTTGATGGGGAAGGAAGGTCTTGAGGGTGGAGAGACATTACGGAATGGCTGGTTGATTATATCCCCGAGCAAGTCATTTGCTGTATATGCTCAAACTGCAATGGAAAAACAGGAATGGATGACTCATATGACTCGGTGTATTGAAGAAGAACGCAGAAAAGCAGGTTCTGTTggaatatttaatttaattactgTGTATGTTTACCTGTATTCACGGGCACCAAATTAAAGAGTGTGAGTGTGGCAGCACACCTggacaaatttttgagtttttcAAAATCCTAAGACATGTTAAAACACTAAATGCTTCTCTAAATCTCTTACTTTACTCGCTTCTTAACATTTCAATGTAAATACAAAGCTTACTTTCTTGAGATCATTTTCTAGCCAACAATGAATAACTTATTTACGATATGGTAACCTATGTAAGCATCTACTATTTGTACTTTTCTATCAGAAAAATGTATGTGGAAATGTCATTTAAGCATAACAAAGCtcacatattttttgcaaataccgccatgtaaaaagttttggttcattaatgaaaacttttatttgtggGTTAAAAATTCTGCCATAGAATAGTGCAGTTACGTCTACACTCACTTTTACATGGCTAGCCCACTTCACAACATGCTGTCTGTGCTTATTTTGAACCCTGCATATTGCAATGCATTATATAAGAGAAGCGTCATATTTTTCCTTCTCTTTAAACCCCTTGGTGAGTGTTATGTTTTCTGCGCAAGACACAAGGAAGATGCCTAATGAAATAAGGTACTTGCAGGTTGCACCTTATTTTGTCAAACAGTTTTCagttacttttattattagaTGTTTAAGCCCATCTCTGCACTTGCATAAACAAAGCACTGGGTTTTAGGGTCAATTAAAATTTCACATAAAAAACTACCAATCAAGAGCTCAATGACATTATTATGGCGTAATACTCTGCACATGAACATTATTTTAGGTACAAAGGCAGAATACATTGTACGTAGCACAGAGTTTATTTCTTTCAGCTATTTCTTATAACACAGTGCACTTGATGAAGTAAGCTCAAGTTTGCAAAATCCCACTCTGAATAATTAAAGGTTTACCCGTAAAATTctataataggcctatattctGCTGTTTTATTAGATACTGACGTTGACATGGATCAGCGACCATCAACTTTAAATATATCGTTTTAGGTATACCCTATTCAAACATTCATGATTGTCTTTGTAGCCTTGTTCTATATGACATGTGTTGTGTCAATAGTTGTTTCCGTTTTGGGCAAGGGAAGGCTGAGGCCATAACATGTCGTGTTGTTAGCTTAGCTACAGGGTAGCCGTAGCCGTAAGTTAAGATGATACTGGGACATGtccaattttgaaaaatccaCAATTTTCTCCATAACAAAGTTTTGATTGACAATATCCTGACTGTACCTACACTAAACTACACGTCCAAGTCCCAACCAACGGCATTATATAAATTCGGGGTGGTTGATGACGTTTGTCATGTTATTTGCCAATATACCAGTTTATATCATTTCAAACAGCAGCATTTAGCACTATTTTTAGTAAAGTCTTCAAATTA
Proteins encoded in this window:
- the LOC143446452 gene encoding pleckstrin homology domain-containing family F member 2-like isoform X1; translated protein: MVERLANTEVNSRRISHVETCFGASGKSLLQPSRVLVGEGVLTKLCRKKPKQRQFFLFNDILVYGNIVINKKRYNKQNILHLKNVRVEQIPDSDATLMGKEGLEGGETLRNGWLIISPSKSFAVYAQTAMEKQEWMTHMTRCIEEERRKAAGSHDIVSMSAPAWIPDDEAPECMRCKKTKFTTLQRRHHCRMCGYVVCHACSTKKCLIEHQSAKPLRVCDTCHENYTRNGLRPTSRLPQSRYAGRSSFPVQPQFDDDDDSSDSDNNAIK
- the LOC143446452 gene encoding pleckstrin homology domain-containing family F member 2-like isoform X2 is translated as MVERLANTEVNSRRISHVETCFGASGKSLLQPSRVLVGEGVLTKLCRKKPKQRQFFLFNDILVYGNIVINKKRYNKQNILHLKNVRVEQIPDSDATLMGKEGLEGGETLRNGWLIISPSKSFAVYAQTAMEKQEWMTHMTRCIEEERRKAGSHDIVSMSAPAWIPDDEAPECMRCKKTKFTTLQRRHHCRMCGYVVCHACSTKKCLIEHQSAKPLRVCDTCHENYTRNGLRPTSRLPQSRYAGRSSFPVQPQFDDDDDSSDSDNNAIK